A window of Paenibacillus phoenicis genomic DNA:
CAACAGTCAAATTCGCAAAGTACAAAACATGTCGAAGGACGAACTGTATGCGGAAGCGAAAAACCTCGGCGTTTCTTACGATCTGCTGCTCGAAGTTCATGAGAAAGGCAAGCTGCCAGTCGTTAACTTCGCTGCAGGCGGGGTAGCTACTCCGGCGGATGCGGCCTTGATGATGCACTTGGGTGCAGACGGGGTGTTCGTGGGATCCGGTATTTTCAAATCGGATAATCCAGAGAAATTTGCCCGGGCGATCGTTGAAGCGACGACGCATTACACGGATTACAAACTGATCGCTGAAGTATCCAAGAACTTGGGTACGCCGATGAAAGGCATTGAAATTTCCAAATTGGCCGCAGCAGAGCGGATGTCGGATCGCGGCTGGTAATCCTGAGAGCGGAAGTAACCGCTGGAATCAAAGGCAAGTCTTTCACCCCGGCTGTCCCTAGGGATGGTCGGGGTACATCTTAGTAAACTGCCGTTTTAATGAATGTTCAAAGAGGAATGGTAACGACGATTTGAACTACCTCTAGAGAAAGAAGGTTTATCATGAGAGTAGGGGTGTTGGCGCTGCAAGGCGCAGTTGCGGAGCATATCCGCAGCTTGGAGAAGACCGGAGTTGAAGGCGTAACCGTGAAGCAAGTCGAGCAGCTTGCTGACTTGGATGGATTGATTATTCCTGGCGGCGAAAGCACGACGATCGGCAAGCTGATGCGGAAATACGGCTTTATTGAAGCCATTCGGGATTTTTCTGGACAAGGGAAACCGATCTTTGGGACTTGTGCAGGATTGATCGTCATGGCGAAGGAGATCGAGGGCGGCGAGGAACCTCATCTCGGTCTGATGGATATTAAAGTATCGCGCAATGCGTTTGGACGTCAGCGTGAAAGCTTCGAGACCGACCTTGACGTGAAGGGACTTGAGGCGCCGCTGCGGGCCGTATTTATTCGTGCTCCGCTGATCACGGCGGTTGGAGACGGAGTCGAGGTGTTGTCGACCTATAAGGACGAGATCGTGACCGCACGACAAGGGCATTTGCTCGTATCGTCGTTTCACCCGGAACTGACCGACGACTTCTCGCTACATACGTATTTTGTGGAGATGATCAAGCAAGCCAAGCAGCCGTAAGCAGGCCTTGACTCCTTTGCGGGTTGAGGTTTTGTCTGTTTTACCGGCGTTTTGAACTTCCGTTAAGCAGCCTTTCCGTCCGCGGGTCTCCCCAGATGAAGGTCGGCAGGTCTGTGCGGGATCATTCTAGGAGGGACTACTCATGTTAGATGTGAAAATCTTACGAAATGAATATGCGCGCGTTGAGGAAGCGCTGAAAAATCGGGGGAAATCGTTGGAGCTGATCTCCGGTTTTGCCCCGCTGGATGAGAAACGCCGGGAGCTGCTTCAAGAGAGCGAAGCGCTCAAAAACCGTCGCAACACGGTATCTGCAGAAGTGGCCAAGCGTAAGAAAAACAAAGAGGACGCCGACGAGCTGATCGTGGAGATGCGCGAAGTCGGGGATCGCATCAAGGAGCTGGACGAAGAGGTACGAACGCTGGAGGCCCAAATTGATCAGCTGATGCTCTCGATTCCGAACATTCCTCATGAGAGTGTACCGGTGGGGGCTTCTGAAGAAGATAACGTTGAGGTGCGCCGTTGGAGCGAACCGCGGAAATTCGATTTTACTCCGAAGGCGCATTGGGATATTGCCGCTGACCTCGGCATCCTTGACTTTGAGGCTGCAGCTAAGGTAACCGGCTCGCGGTTTACGTTCTACAAAGGGCTGGGGGCCCGTCTTGAGCGTGCACTCATCAACTTTATGATGGATCTGCACAGCAACGAGCACGGGTATGAGGAAATGCTTCCGCCGTACATCGTGAATCAAGACAGCTTGTACGGGACAGGCCAGCTTCCGAAGTTCGAAGAGGACTTGTTCAAGCTCACCGGCAGCAACGACTACTATCTGATCCCAACGGCTGAGGTGCCGGTAACCAACTATCATCGTGACGAAATCTTGAATGCGGAAGACTTGCCGCGTTATTATGTGGCTTACAGCTCCTGTTTCCGTTCCGAGGCTGGCGCGGCGGGCCGCGATACGCGGGGTTTGATTCGTCAGCACCAGTTCAATAAGGTGGAAATGATCAAGATTGTCCATCCGGACACCTCCTATGACGAACTGGAGAAAATGACGGAGAACGCGGAACGCGTGCTGCAGCTATTGGGCCTGCCTTACCGTGTGCTTGCCTTGTGTACGGGCGATATGGGCTTTACGGCAGCTAAAACGTATGACCTAGAGGTATGGCTCCCGGAAAGCGGCGTCTACCGCGAAATCTCCTCTTGCTCTAACGTGGAGGACTTCCAAGCTCGCCGGGCGAACATCCGGTTCCGTCCGGAGCCGAAAGCGAAGCCGGAGTTTGTGCATACGCTGAATGGTTCAGGGCTGGCTGTCGGTCGTACCGTAGCGGCCATTCTTGAGAATTACCAACAAGAGGACGGCAGTGTTGTTATTCCTGAAGTTCTGCGTCCTTATATGGGGAATTTGCAGAAGATTACCAAGCGTAATTAACTTGCGCGCTTGCGGACGATATGGTAGAATCTGATTTGTTACGCGAATCGGATTTTTCCTTGGAGAGGTACCGAAGCGGTCATAACGGGGCGGTCTTGAAAACCGTTAGGGTGCAAGCCCACGTGGGTTCGAATCCCACCCTCTCCGCCATACATATCGTATACTCAGAGAGCAGAGATGCTCTTTTTTTCGTGTATAAGGGCTGCCGTTTCTTCGCAAATTAACCTTGTGGATTAAACCAAGGGAGGCTTTATTTGTTATGACGAAACCGCAGACCTATCAAACCTCAGGCTCCGACAACGTGCAAGACCAGGATCATCGGCGAGACAAGGGGAAAAGAGGCCCAGAACCGTTATCCGGGTCCAAAAAGGTAAAAATGCGTAAACAAGATGGCCATTACAATCCGGAAGGGTAAGCCCTCTTCATTGGAAACGATTCGCTGTCCCTCGGCCCCAGCTCTGCTGGGGCTTTTGTATTGAAACTGCCAGGGGACTTATGAATTAGAACAAGACAACAAGCCAAGAAAATGTCATAATAAAGATAGGGTGTGTCTTTACACGGGAGCATGAATACTTCAGAAAGAATGGTGAGAGGAAGAATTATGCAAATCAACTTGAAAGGATCGTGATGCCATTTGAACGCAGTTAATCCAACCCATCTGATTCCACCTAATGCAACCCAAGTACGCCAACATAAACAGCGGACGCTGAAAAGCACCTTGTTCAGATCGATGTTTATTGTCATTGGAGCGGTGATCGTCTCCGTTGCACTGGAACTGTTTTTGGTGCCTAACAAAATTACGGACGGCGGTATAACCGGTATTTCCGTAATGTCCTCTTATTTGTCGGGTCTCCCGCTTGGGGTATTCCTCTTCCTTTTCAACCTCCCTTTTCTTATTGTCGGTTATAAGCAAATTGGCAAAACTTTTGCGATATCCACCCTGTTGGGTATTTCCGTCATGTCGGCCGGCACAACACTGTTGCACCATGTTGAACCGTTTGTGACGGATACTTTGCTGGCCTTTGTGTTTGGCGGGATATTGCTGGGTATAGGTACCGGTTTAGTCATCCGCTTTGGTGGCTCCTTAGACGGTACCGAAATCGTTGCTATTCTGATTTCGCGCAGAACCCCATTTTCGGTTGGCGAAGTCATTATGTTTTTTAACTTTTTTATTTTGCTTAGCGCAGGCTTCGTGTTTGGCTGGGAGCGCGCATTATTTTCGCTGTTAGCTTATTATATTGCCTACAAATCGATTGATATCGTGGTGGAAGGTTTAAACGAGTCAAAATCGGTATGGATCATCAGCGATCAAATCGATGAGATCGGAGACGCCATTCTAAGCCGTTTGGGTCGTGGCGTTACGTACTTAACTGGGGAAGGCGGCTTTTCCGGGGATCCGAAGAAAGTGATCTTCTGTGTGATCACCCGCTTGGAAGAAGCCAAACTGAAGGAAATCGTCAATCATTACGATGAAAATGCATTTTTGGCCGTCGGAAATATTCATGACGTCAAGGGCGGACGTTTCAAGAAAAAGGCAATCCATTAATTTGGAGAAACGTGTTCCGTCATTTTGGCGAATGGTTTATGACATTTGAGATTTAAGAAAAAGTATTGCTTTATGATGAGGTTAGGGCAGGAGAGAGGAGACTGTAATGTCTAGGAACTGGTTCACGTCGTTTATGCTGGTGATACTGTCCGTCGTACTGGTATTGTCCGGCTGCAGCAGCAAGAAGGAACCGAAGGAAGCTTTGAGCAGCGCAGCGGTGAAGGCGCTGGAGATGGATTCCTACGTGGTGGAGAATCAAATTAAGATCTTGGATTTCTCCGTAGAAGGGACAGAGGACACCGAGTCGGCGCAAGTGGGCGCGGTGTTATCCATGCTCAAGAACGCTGAGATCAACATCAAGCAAATTTATCAGAAGGAACCGATGCAAACCGAAGCAACGCTGGAAGTCAAACTGACAGGGGATATGACGACGACAATTACAATCCCGTTGGTGATGACGTCCGAGAAGCTGTACGTCAAAATCCCAAGCATCCCATTCTTGCCAATGCCGGAGTCGGTGACTGGGAAATTCCTGGTACTGGACTTGAAAGAGTTGGCAGAGCAAGCTGGCGAGGAGTTCAATCCGGATCTATTCAACCCGGAGAAAACTCAGAAGCTGAGTACGGAATTGATGGGGGCTTTATTCGCCGAATATGAGTCGGGGGCTTACTTCAGCAACATCGATCCTAAGGAGGCTTCGCTGCCGGAAGGCTTCAAGGCCAAGCAAGTCGTGCAGTTTGCCATTACGAATGAGAAGGTAAAAGAAGCGGTGACGATTCTGGTTAATCAGGCGTTGCCGAAGATGCTGGATATCTTGGCGAAAGAAGAATACCGTTCGATGCTGCAGCTGACGCCGGAGGAAATTGAGCAAGCGAAGAAGGATCTGCAAGAAGGCAGCCAGGATGAACTGGGCAAGGCGTTGGACGAGATGAAGAACCATCTGCAAATCAACAAGTTCACCGTGGATACCGCAATCGACGAGAACAATTACCCAGCGTACTACAATGTTCAGGTGGACGTCGCCGTGAACGATCCGGATACGCAGACGAACGTTAAGGCAGCGGTGCAAATGACCAGCCACTTTACCCAAATCAACGAGAAGCCAGCCTTTGAAATTGGCATCCCGACAGACACGTTGACTTTGGAACAGCTGCAAGAGGAAATGAGCCAGTTTGGCTATTAGGCGTTAGGACTTATCCAACAGTTTATACTTACACTCGAAAAAAACCTCCAGTCCCATGTTTCTTAAGGGGCTGGAGGTTTTAATGTTTTATGAGAAGTTATTTCTTGCGAAGCCGGCGGAAGAACTCGGTTAACAGCGAGGCGCATTCCTCTTGAAGTATGCCAGAGGTAATATCGGTGCGGTGGTTAAACCGCGGTTCCTGCAGCAGGTTCATCAGGGTGCCGGCACACCCCGCCTTTGGATCCGGCGCCCCGTAGATCACATGGGGGACACGGCACTGCACGATCGCCCCGGCGCACATTGGGCAAGGCTCCAGAGTGACATAGAGACGACAGTGAAGGAGCCGCCAGGCGCCAAGCCGCTCGCTGGCTTCGCGGATGGCAATCATCTCGGCATGGGCGGTTCCATCGAGCGAGCTTTCCCGCAGGTTGTGGCCGCGTCCAACGATTTCGTCGCCTCGGACGATCACCGCACCGATGGGGACTTCGCCGATGGCTTCTGCTTTTCGAGCTTCCCGAATTGCCTCGGCCATCCAATATTCATGGGGATAAGTTGAGGCAGGAGGTTCGGGGATCAAAGGGGATGAAGAAGGCATAGATCAAATCAACTCCTTAATGAACGTAACCATTCGTTTTGTCCAACGAACAGGCATTCGTTGTTAACATGTTGTGAATAACATTGTGTATAACTGCAAGAATATCCCCATTTTTATACACATATTATCCAGAATATTGTGAGTATGTTGATAATTTGTGGATAACTCAACAGAACATCACGTCTCATAGATAAGACTCAAGAACTGGCTTTGTAGGCATTTCTACATATTGTAAGGATACGATCTGGGAAATTCAACGTCTTTGCAAAACATGTCGTAAAAGGTATGATGTATGTAGAAATTGTGAATCCCATAAATATCCATAAATTAGTTCCAGAGGTGGGATAAACACTTGACTATAAAAACCAAGCTCGCTTTGATTATATCTTGTTTTGCGCTGATTATCCTCTCTCTGAATATCGTTTTAAGTTATTTTACGGTACGGGACAATCTGCGCAGGGACAGCGAAGCGAACATGATGCTGACTGCGAATCAAATTGCTATTGCTGTCGAACAAAGTCGTTCGTTGTACACTTATGTCAAGCTTACGTTGGGCGGAAGAATGAGCAGCGACATGACCGATGCGATCCTGATCATGACCAGCCCGGATCGTATTTCGCAAAAATCGATGAGTACGAATCGCAGCTTGCTGGAGATTACAGGGATTGACCCGAATCATTTTGATGCCAACCATCGGCTGTTCGGGACCTATAACTATAAAAATGATGAAGGGCTGAGACGCTCCGTTGCGGAGGCCATTTCGCAAAATCGCAGCCTGCTGGTGGATACTCGGATTAACGGCGAACGCGTTCTGGAGTGCTATGTTCCCGTTACGAATAGCGGGGAGAAGCCTTACGTCATTCGTGTCGTGTCTAGTTATTCCCCGATTGCCGATGCGATCAACAAGCAGATGATCAGTCAGCTCATCGTTTCCCTCAGTCTGTTGGCATTGATGGTGGCGGGGAGCTATTGGATGGCTGGCGGGCTCATCCGACCAATTCGCCATATTTTAGACCAGGTGAATGTGCTGGCTTCAGGCCGGCTTGATACTCGCTTAAAAGTCAGCAGCTTTGACGAGCTTGGACTCCTCGCCCACAAAATCAACATCATGGCAGACAACTTGGGCCGTTATACGACCGAGCTGAGGCAAAAGAGCGAAGAGAACCGGTCCATGAAGGAGTATCTTGAATCGATTATAAGCCAGACGGCTGATGCGATTCATATCACGGATGTCAAAGGGCGGGTGCTGCAAGTCAATGCCGCCTTCGAAAGGCTGTACGGCTGGAGCAGCGAAGAAATTGTCGGGAAGTATCTCGATTTTCTCCCGGAGTCCGAGTTAGATGGGAGGACCATTTGGCGTCCGGAGAATGAAGTGATTGAAACCGCCGAATCGGTATTGGCGGAGACCGTCCGATTACGCAAGGACGGCAGCCAAGTCGAGGTGAGCATCAGCGTATCGCCTATCTTTGACCAAGCTGGCAAAATTACCGCATTGATCAGCATTTCCCGCGATATGACGGAGCACAATAAAATGGAAGACTTGCTGCGTCGGTCAGAGAAGCTGACCACCGTGGGTCAGCTCGCCGCCGGGGTTGCGCATGAAATTCGCAATCCGTTGACGACGCTCCGCGGGTTTCTGCAAATGCAGCAGCGCACCCGGGTGGTGAACGTGATGCATACCGATGTCATGCTGGCGGAGCTGGACCGGATTAATCTCATCGTCAGCGAATTTCTGATTTTAGCCAAGCCTCAGGCAGTGCAGTTTCAGATCAAGGACGTCCGCTTCACGATGGGGGACGTCGTCTCTTTGTTGGATAGCGAAGCCCATTTACATAATATTGAATTTGAAGTGCATTTCTCGCCGAGCCCGGTTCTGGTACACTGTGAAGAGAACCAACTGAAGCAGGTATTCATCAACTTATTGAAAAATGCAATGGAGGCCATGCCCAAAGGAGGGAAGATCCTGCTTCAAGTGGAGGAGGACGACAGTGGCTTTGCCGTGCTCCGCGTCATCGATGAAGGCGAGGGGATTTCCAAGGACCGGCTTCAGAAGCTGGGAGAGCCTTTTTACACGAACAAGGAGAAAGGGACCGGTCTCGGTCTGATGATCAGCCAGCGGATCATTGAAGGACACCGCGGGACGCTGAAGATCGAAAGCGAGCTTGGAAAAGGAACGGCTGTAACCATTACCCTCCCGCTTGTACAGGAGGAGGAAGAACATCACGAAGGGCAAGCGGATCTCGCGAATTAAAGCGAACTGCTAGGCCATGCGGAGGGACCAAAGACAGCATCATGAGGATTAATAAATTCATCAGTGAAACGGGATTCTGCTCCCGGCGGGAGGCGGACAAGCTGGTCGAGTCAGGCCAAGTGACCATTAACGGCGTCAAGGCGGTTCTAGGCAGCCAGGCGGAGCCTGGAGACGATGTCCGGGTCAATGGGAGACCGATTGCGGCGAAGCGCTCTAAGCATGTGTATATCGCTTTAAATAAGCCGGTGGGGATCACCTGTACAACGGAAACGCATGTGAAAGGCAATATTGTGGATTTCGTTGGGCATCCGGAGCGGATTTTTCCGATTGGACGACTGGATAAGGACTCGGAGGGATTAATCCTGCTCACCAGCGATGGTGATATCGTCAACAAAATTCTGCGGGCGGAAGGCAAGCATGAGAAGGAATATATCGTGACCGTGGATCGGCCGATTACACCTAGCTTTGTGAAGGCGATGAGCGAAGGCGTTAAAATTCTCGGGGAAATGACGTTGCCGTGCAAGGTGACGCGGGTTTCGGATCGGGTGTTCCGAATTATTCTGACCGAGGGGAAGAATCGGCAAATTCGCCGAATGTGCAGCGCTCTCGGGTATGAGGTGCGCAGGCTGCAGCGCATTCGGATTATGAACATCCATCTCGGCCAACAGAAAGTGGGCACCTGGCGCGACTTAACCGAACAAGAGAAGCGGGAGTTGGGCTTGGCCCTGAATTACGAGCTTTCCTAACGTGACACGGTCTACGAAAAATAAAGGACAGGCTTGCCTCGAAAGGCGCCTGTCCTTATTTCTTTATTCGTGGGCAGCCGTTACGCCAAGCTGCTCGGTGCTATCCACGTACTTGCGGATGATCGAGACTTCGACCCTGCGGTTCTGTGCGCGGCCCGCAGCCGTATCGTTGCTGGCAACAGGGTGATATTCCCCATATCCGATGGCACTAAACTTCTTCGGATCCAAGTTCGTGTTAAGCAGGAGTATCTTCATAAAATTCAACGCCCGCACCGAGCTTAAATCCCAGTTGGACGGGAATTCATAGGTTGAGATCGGTACGTTGTCGGTATGGCCGGATACGATAACCTCATAATCCGGAAATTGCTGAAGCATGTTGGAGATCGCCTTAGCTAACTGACGAGCTTCCGGTTTCACCACGGCTTCTCCTGAAGCGAAAAGCGCCTTGTCGCTAATCGTGATCATCAGCTGGGATTGATTGAGTTTCGTTTCCAGGTCATCCGTTAATCCATTTTCCTTGATATAGGTGTCTAGCTGCTTCTTCAAAGCTTCCAGGTTCTGCTGTTCTTGACGCTTCAGCTCGTTCTTCTTCGTCATTAAGCCATCCTGGGTGGATTTTGGCGTCTCGATTTCGCTGAGCGAAGTCTTGTTGTTGCTGATCATGGCGTTTTGATCGAGGACACTGGTGCCTCCGGTCAGCACGCTCTTAAATGCTTCGCTCATCTCTTGGAATTTCAGAGCATCAACCGTGCTCATCCCATAAAGGACGATAAACAACGCCAACATCAGCGTCATCAGGTCAGAATAAGGGAGCAGCCAGCTCTCGTCGGCATGTTCCTCGTGATCTT
This region includes:
- the rluF gene encoding 23S rRNA pseudouridine(2604) synthase RluF — translated: MRINKFISETGFCSRREADKLVESGQVTINGVKAVLGSQAEPGDDVRVNGRPIAAKRSKHVYIALNKPVGITCTTETHVKGNIVDFVGHPERIFPIGRLDKDSEGLILLTSDGDIVNKILRAEGKHEKEYIVTVDRPITPSFVKAMSEGVKILGEMTLPCKVTRVSDRVFRIILTEGKNRQIRRMCSALGYEVRRLQRIRIMNIHLGQQKVGTWRDLTEQEKRELGLALNYELS
- the pdxT gene encoding pyridoxal 5'-phosphate synthase glutaminase subunit PdxT, producing the protein MRVGVLALQGAVAEHIRSLEKTGVEGVTVKQVEQLADLDGLIIPGGESTTIGKLMRKYGFIEAIRDFSGQGKPIFGTCAGLIVMAKEIEGGEEPHLGLMDIKVSRNAFGRQRESFETDLDVKGLEAPLRAVFIRAPLITAVGDGVEVLSTYKDEIVTARQGHLLVSSFHPELTDDFSLHTYFVEMIKQAKQP
- the motB gene encoding flagellar motor protein MotB — its product is MSKKNKKHQDHEEHADESWLLPYSDLMTLMLALFIVLYGMSTVDALKFQEMSEAFKSVLTGGTSVLDQNAMISNNKTSLSEIETPKSTQDGLMTKKNELKRQEQQNLEALKKQLDTYIKENGLTDDLETKLNQSQLMITISDKALFASGEAVVKPEARQLAKAISNMLQQFPDYEVIVSGHTDNVPISTYEFPSNWDLSSVRALNFMKILLLNTNLDPKKFSAIGYGEYHPVASNDTAAGRAQNRRVEVSIIRKYVDSTEQLGVTAAHE
- the serS gene encoding serine--tRNA ligase yields the protein MLDVKILRNEYARVEEALKNRGKSLELISGFAPLDEKRRELLQESEALKNRRNTVSAEVAKRKKNKEDADELIVEMREVGDRIKELDEEVRTLEAQIDQLMLSIPNIPHESVPVGASEEDNVEVRRWSEPRKFDFTPKAHWDIAADLGILDFEAAAKVTGSRFTFYKGLGARLERALINFMMDLHSNEHGYEEMLPPYIVNQDSLYGTGQLPKFEEDLFKLTGSNDYYLIPTAEVPVTNYHRDEILNAEDLPRYYVAYSSCFRSEAGAAGRDTRGLIRQHQFNKVEMIKIVHPDTSYDELEKMTENAERVLQLLGLPYRVLALCTGDMGFTAAKTYDLEVWLPESGVYREISSCSNVEDFQARRANIRFRPEPKAKPEFVHTLNGSGLAVGRTVAAILENYQQEDGSVVIPEVLRPYMGNLQKITKRN
- a CDS encoding ATP-binding protein, giving the protein MTIKTKLALIISCFALIILSLNIVLSYFTVRDNLRRDSEANMMLTANQIAIAVEQSRSLYTYVKLTLGGRMSSDMTDAILIMTSPDRISQKSMSTNRSLLEITGIDPNHFDANHRLFGTYNYKNDEGLRRSVAEAISQNRSLLVDTRINGERVLECYVPVTNSGEKPYVIRVVSSYSPIADAINKQMISQLIVSLSLLALMVAGSYWMAGGLIRPIRHILDQVNVLASGRLDTRLKVSSFDELGLLAHKINIMADNLGRYTTELRQKSEENRSMKEYLESIISQTADAIHITDVKGRVLQVNAAFERLYGWSSEEIVGKYLDFLPESELDGRTIWRPENEVIETAESVLAETVRLRKDGSQVEVSISVSPIFDQAGKITALISISRDMTEHNKMEDLLRRSEKLTTVGQLAAGVAHEIRNPLTTLRGFLQMQQRTRVVNVMHTDVMLAELDRINLIVSEFLILAKPQAVQFQIKDVRFTMGDVVSLLDSEAHLHNIEFEVHFSPSPVLVHCEENQLKQVFINLLKNAMEAMPKGGKILLQVEEDDSGFAVLRVIDEGEGISKDRLQKLGEPFYTNKEKGTGLGLMISQRIIEGHRGTLKIESELGKGTAVTITLPLVQEEEEHHEGQADLAN
- the tadA gene encoding tRNA adenosine(34) deaminase TadA; its protein translation is MPSSSPLIPEPPASTYPHEYWMAEAIREARKAEAIGEVPIGAVIVRGDEIVGRGHNLRESSLDGTAHAEMIAIREASERLGAWRLLHCRLYVTLEPCPMCAGAIVQCRVPHVIYGAPDPKAGCAGTLMNLLQEPRFNHRTDITSGILQEECASLLTEFFRRLRKK
- a CDS encoding YitT family protein, giving the protein MFIVIGAVIVSVALELFLVPNKITDGGITGISVMSSYLSGLPLGVFLFLFNLPFLIVGYKQIGKTFAISTLLGISVMSAGTTLLHHVEPFVTDTLLAFVFGGILLGIGTGLVIRFGGSLDGTEIVAILISRRTPFSVGEVIMFFNFFILLSAGFVFGWERALFSLLAYYIAYKSIDIVVEGLNESKSVWIISDQIDEIGDAILSRLGRGVTYLTGEGGFSGDPKKVIFCVITRLEEAKLKEIVNHYDENAFLAVGNIHDVKGGRFKKKAIH